A stretch of Triticum aestivum cultivar Chinese Spring chromosome 1D, IWGSC CS RefSeq v2.1, whole genome shotgun sequence DNA encodes these proteins:
- the LOC123162243 gene encoding putative F-box protein At2g16220, with protein MAMEEEEISGKELLRPDNSLAEEEAAAAASRLTDDLIVEILSRLPFRSVCRFKCVSKPWRDLIAHPAHRKKLPQTLAGVLYTNITGAGGYRYHLAGLSAEADGLDLDPSLTFLPHTEYRDFGLVRACNGLLLCSYEPEEGTVRFVVCNPATQRWTELPPRPRPNTCRYYQQFHLAFDPAVPSHFHVFDFERTDNLSITGVSIYSSRTGAWCQSDTGLVEDVVMVGQSVLVGGMLHVVGNLLVAADSNNWEDQTVLVALDMEGKEWKTISVPRGRDYGIVGWSQGCLHYAAISPAPLTVGVDDDEGSLNMAEEVAIWCLEDYDKQQWALKHSFRIDKVLNLNEVDYRLVGFHPDHDTFFFVSKGIWEGEKASLVSWDMRRRQLSCVLHLEKSSVAPYLPYVPLFSSEPLPDADGH; from the coding sequence atggccatggaggaggaggagatatcTGGGAAGGAGTTGTTGAGGCCGGACAACTCTCttgcggaggaggaggcggcggcggcggccagtcgACTCACCGACGACCTCATCGTAGAGATCCTGTCCCGGCTCCCCTTCAGGTCCGTCTGCCGTTTCAAGTGCGTCTCTAAGCCCTGGCGCGACCTCATcgcccaccccgcccaccgcaagAAGCTGCCCCAGACCCTCGCCGGCGTCCTCTACACCAACATTACCGGTGCCGGCGGCTATCGCTACCACCTGGCCGGCCTCTCGGCCGAGGCCGACGGTCTTGATCTCGACCCTTCACTCACGTTCCTGCCACATACGGAGTACAGGGACTTCGGGCTGGTGCGCGCCTGCAATGGCCTCCTCCTCTGCTCCTACGAACCGGAGGAGGGAACCGTCCGTTTCGTCGTCTGCAATCCCGCCACCCAGAGGTGGACGGAGCTGCCCCCTCGCCCGCGGCCAAACACATGCCGCTATTACCAGCAGTTCCATCTGGCTTTCGACCCAGCAGTCCCATCCCATTTCCACGTTTTTGATTTCGAGCGCACCGACAACTTGAGCATCACAGGAGTGAGCATCTACTCGTCCAGAACCGGGGCCTGGTGCCAGAGTGATACTGGATTGGTTGAGGATGTTGTAATGGTAGGTCAAAGTGTCCTGGTTGGAGGTATGCTGCACGTTGTGGGCAACCTGCTTGTGGCTGCAGACAGCAACAATTGGGAAGACCAGACTGTGTTGGTGGCCTTGGACATGGAGGGCAAGGAGTGGAAGACAATCTCCGTGCCACGCGGCCGGGATTATGGTATAGTTGGGTGGTCACAGGGGTGCCTGCACTATGCTGCTATATCTCCAGCTCCTCTCACTGTCGGTGTTGACGACGATGAGGGTTCACTCAACATGGCTGAAGAGGTAGCTATCTGGTGCCTTGAGGATTATGATAAACAGCAATGGGCCCTGAAGCATAGTTTCAGAATCGATAAGGTGCTGAACCTAAATGAGGTGGACTACCGGCTGGTTGGGTTCCATCCCGATCACGACACCTTCTTCTTTGTCAGCAAGGGTATTTGGGAGGGCGAAAAGGCTTCATTGGTGTCGTGGGACATGCGGCGTCGCCAACTCTCTTGTGTTCTCCATCTCGAGAAAAGCAGTGTAGCGCCGTATCTGCCTTATGTTCCTCTCTTCTCATCGGAGCCACTACCAGATGCAGATGGGCACTAA
- the LOC123179826 gene encoding arginine decarboxylase, protein MAAQNYGELYNILGWGEPYFTVNRDGHLCVKTHGHETKPGQEIDVVSVAEAAKEKGVQFPMILRFPDVLKHRLDSLHVAFEKAIKHTGYTAPYQGVYPVKVNQNRAIINDFVSFGHRHSYGLEAGSKPELLIAMSYLTKAKPGAFLVRNGYKDAEYVALALSARAMGLNVIIVLEMEEELDIIIEQSSKLGVEPVVGVRAKLLTKIPGHFGSTAGKHGKFGLLADKIYEVAKKLKDLNKLHWLKLLHFHIGSMIPTTDIVSSAAREASGIYCTLVKQYGADMTTLDCGGGLGVDYDGTRSGSSDMSVAYGLEEYASSIVQAVRLTCEYNGGIPHPVLCTESGRAMVSHHSMIILEALSAIPEPKDDETPEQLHSKIQRLSSNPPPPRALMATDLQKHATDIQKHGVEMYKLAKKLAKRIAGDANTIYNYHMNLSIFSLVPDFWGIKHLFPMMPASRLNEKPTQMGTLIDITCDSDGKIDKFIGNAETLPLHPLDPESGGYYVAVLLSGAYQEALSCKHNLFGGPSIVRVKNSTGGGIVGGGGGFDIATADSGPTTEELISTVGYDVKEDIRGVIEQRAREKGVWEKVGAFVQAGLTSMPYLVEYKVPRTA, encoded by the coding sequence ATGGCCGCCCAGAACTACGGTGAATTGTACAACATCCTCGGCTGGGGCGAACCCTACTTCACCGTGAACAGGGACGGCCACCTGTGTGTCAAGACCCACGGCCACGAGACGAAGCCAGGGCAAGAGATAGACGTGGTGTCCGTAGCTGAAGCTGCAAAGGAGAAGGGCGTCCAATTCCCGATGATCCTCCGCTTCCCCGACGTGCTCAAGCACCGCCTCGACTCGCTCCACGTCGCATTCGAGAAGGCCATCAAGCACACCGGGTACACGGCGCCATATCAGGGCGTGTACCCAGTGAAGGTGAACCAGAACAGGGCCATCATCAACGACTTTGTTAGCTTTGGCCACCGTCACAGCTACGGGCTGGAGGCGGGCTCCAAGCCAGAATTGCTCATCGCAATGAGCTACCTTACCAAAGCCAAGCCTGGAGCCTTCCTGGTACGCAATGGGTACAAGGACGCGGAGTACGTGGCGCTGGCGCTGTCGGCGCGTGCAATGGGCCTGAATGTCATCATCGTGTTGGAGATGGAGGAGGAGCTGGACATCATCATCGAGCAAAGCAGCAAGCTCGGGGTGGAGCCGGTGGTGGGCGTGCGTGCCAAGCTGCTCACCAAGATACCAGGCCACTTCGGGTCGACGGCCGGCAAGCACGGCAAGTTCGGCCTGCTTGCCGACAAGATCTACGAGGTGGCCAAGAAGCTCAAGGATCTCAACAAGCTGCACTGGCTCAAGTTGCTGCATTTCCACATCGGCTCCATGATCCCGACCACGGACATAGTGTCTAGTGCAGCCAGGGAGGCCTCCGGCATCTACTGCACCCTGGTAAAGCAGTATGGCGCGGATATGACCACGCTGGACTGCGGCGGGGGGCTCGGCGTCGACTACGACGGCACCCGATCAGGCAGCTCCGACATGTCGGTGGCGTACGGACTGGAGGAGTACGCGTCCAGCATTGTGCAGGCTGTGCGGCTCACGTGCGAGTACAATGGCGGCATCCCCCACCCTGTGTTGTGCACCGAGAGCGGCCGCGCCATGGTGTCGCACCACTCGATGATCATCCTCGAGGCCCTCTCGGCGATCCCAGAGCCCAAGGACGACGAGACCCCCGAGCAGCTGCACAGCAAGATCCAGCGTCTCTCCTCCAATCCGCCGCCGCCGAGAGCACTCATGGCCACGGACCTCCAGAAGCATGCCACGGACATCCAGAAGCACGGGGTGGAGATGTACAAGCTGGCCAAGAAGCTCGCCAAGCGGATCGCCGGCGACGCCAACACCATCTACAACTACCACATGAACCTCTCCATCTTCTCGCTGGTTCCCGACTTCTGGGGCATCAAGCACCTCTTCCCGATGATGCCGGCGAGCCGGCTCAACGAGAAGCCGACTCAAATGGGCACGCTCATCGACATCACCTGCGATAGTGACGGCAAGATTGACAAGTTCATAGGCAATGCCGAGACGCTGCCGTTGCACCCGCTGGACCCTGAGAGTGGCGGCTACTACGTGGCCGTGCTCCTCTCCGGCGCCTACCAGGAAGCCCTTTCTTGCAAGCACAACCTGTTCGGTGGCCCAAGCATAGTGCGGGTCAAGAACAGCACCGGCGGCGGCATCGTTGGTGGCGGTGGTGGCTTCGACATCGCCACAGCCGATAGCGGCCCGACGACGGAGGAGCTCATCAGCACCGTGGGGTACGACGTCAAGGAGGACATTCGCGGCGTGATCGAACAGCGCGCCAGGGAGAAGGGCGTGTGGGAGAAGGTGGGGGCGTTCGTGCAGGCCGGACTTACCTCCATGCCCTACCTCGTCGAATACAAGGTCCCACGAACCGCCTAA